A part of Limihaloglobus sulfuriphilus genomic DNA contains:
- a CDS encoding DDE-type integrase/transposase/recombinase, translating to MLNRPEPRKKPRKASKPKKTEDETEARSIPAWYPNHVWSIDTTIVYKWGLLEVHVVVVIDHFSRKIMAAVPLEGPNAGWVINAIEEAIEKYGSPKHIISDQGSAFISEAFEECLKNNNHIKHRLGAIGKKGSISVTERANLTLKSEWLNHVPIIRGIDHLHGLCNEFQVWYNSWRPHMALDGNRPDDVFFSNLPEAPPRDAKSVPTEIEIRYFRQARITGYRLKKAG from the coding sequence ATTCTTAACAGGCCGGAACCGAGAAAAAAGCCACGTAAAGCATCCAAACCAAAGAAAACAGAAGATGAAACCGAAGCCCGTTCAATCCCTGCCTGGTACCCAAACCATGTCTGGTCAATTGATACTACAATTGTCTATAAATGGGGCTTATTAGAGGTGCATGTAGTAGTTGTAATCGATCATTTTTCACGCAAAATCATGGCTGCAGTGCCGCTGGAAGGGCCCAATGCCGGCTGGGTAATCAATGCGATTGAAGAAGCCATAGAAAAGTATGGTTCACCAAAGCACATCATATCTGACCAGGGAAGTGCTTTTATAAGTGAAGCTTTCGAAGAGTGCCTGAAGAATAACAACCATATAAAACACAGGCTTGGAGCTATCGGAAAGAAAGGTTCGATTTCTGTAACTGAAAGAGCAAATTTAACCCTAAAATCAGAATGGCTCAATCATGTTCCTATCATCAGAGGCATCGACCATCTGCATGGTTTATGCAATGAATTCCAGGTTTGGTACAATTCCTGGAGGCCGCATATGGCTTTAGACGGAAATCGCCCTGATGATGTCTTTTTCAGTAACTTGCCAGAGGCACCTCCACGCGACGCCAAGTCTGTGCCAACCGAGATTGAAATACGCTATTTCCGCCAGGCCAGAATCACCGGCTACCGGCTGAAAAAAGCTGGTTGA
- a CDS encoding IS30 family transposase, producing the protein MRAYKQLTEDDRIEIYAMKQAGNQQKQIAAALGVSPSTISRELARNTGLRGYRPKQAQQKALYRRMAARKAVKMKPETIEYIESRLRQQHSPEQIAKRMKTDPHWQGPAVSHERIYQHIWQDKARGETLYTHLRIAGTKQRRKRRNSRDRRGTIKNRVGIEKRPPVVERKNRIGDWEGDTVVGKNHQGALVTLVDRKSKLTLIGKVDRYTAEAVERTIIALIGTLPRRTYTLTVDNGKEFSNHESIAHNLKIKVFFADPYSAWQRGLNENTNGLIRQYVPKGSDIRMLTNQKIEHIMNRLNNRPRKSLGFLTPNEVFYKRKKLTG; encoded by the coding sequence ATGAGAGCGTACAAGCAGCTCACCGAAGACGATCGTATCGAAATATATGCCATGAAGCAAGCAGGAAATCAACAAAAACAAATAGCTGCGGCGTTGGGCGTTTCTCCCAGCACGATCAGCAGGGAACTGGCCCGCAATACAGGTCTGCGGGGCTATCGCCCTAAGCAGGCCCAGCAAAAGGCTTTATATCGACGGATGGCCGCCCGTAAAGCAGTCAAAATGAAGCCGGAGACGATAGAATACATTGAATCCCGCCTCCGGCAGCAACATTCGCCGGAGCAGATCGCAAAACGCATGAAAACCGATCCCCACTGGCAGGGGCCGGCCGTCAGTCATGAGCGGATTTACCAGCACATTTGGCAGGATAAAGCCCGGGGAGAAACCCTGTATACCCATCTGCGGATTGCCGGGACCAAACAAAGAAGAAAACGAAGAAACAGCCGGGACCGGCGTGGAACGATCAAAAACAGGGTTGGTATCGAAAAACGCCCACCGGTTGTAGAGAGAAAAAACCGCATCGGGGACTGGGAAGGCGACACCGTCGTGGGGAAAAACCATCAGGGAGCCCTGGTAACCCTGGTTGACCGCAAAAGCAAGCTGACGCTGATCGGTAAGGTAGATCGTTATACCGCCGAAGCGGTTGAACGGACCATTATCGCCCTGATCGGCACGCTGCCCCGACGAACCTATACACTGACAGTGGACAATGGCAAAGAATTTTCAAACCATGAATCTATTGCCCATAACCTTAAAATTAAGGTCTTCTTTGCCGATCCCTACAGTGCATGGCAGCGGGGCTTGAATGAGAATACCAATGGCTTGATCCGTCAGTATGTACCAAAAGGAAGTGACATCCGAATGCTGACCAATCAGAAGATTGAGCACATAATGAATCGACTGAATAATCGACCCAGAAAATCTCTTGGATTTTTAACCCCAAATGAAGTATTCTATAAGAGGAAAAAACTAACAGGATAA
- a CDS encoding helix-turn-helix domain-containing protein gives MSQKIEIINIAVRLIVKAAVLAAGFSGTVRERSLKRLAGMDITEKDKELIFLRDKVTQLETQVSILQKALKKQNNKKRYIIREKLFILCYMETFQIPRRRVKEHLGIARSTLYRWLKNIEEKAQAVVPANMTPAELAALVWQITKANAGWGRFRVANQLKLLGIFLSASTVRNIRGFNSQVQLS, from the coding sequence ATGTCCCAAAAAATAGAGATTATCAACATTGCTGTGAGGTTGATTGTGAAGGCCGCGGTTCTTGCTGCAGGGTTTTCTGGAACGGTTCGAGAACGAAGCCTCAAAAGACTTGCCGGGATGGATATTACTGAAAAAGATAAAGAACTCATCTTTCTACGCGATAAGGTTACTCAGCTGGAGACGCAGGTATCCATATTGCAGAAGGCCCTAAAAAAGCAGAACAATAAAAAACGCTATATTATTCGCGAGAAGCTGTTTATTCTCTGCTATATGGAAACCTTTCAGATACCAAGACGAAGGGTGAAAGAGCATCTTGGAATTGCCAGGTCAACACTCTATCGCTGGCTCAAGAATATAGAAGAAAAAGCTCAGGCAGTTGTCCCTGCAAACATGACACCTGCCGAGTTGGCTGCTCTGGTCTGGCAGATAACGAAAGCCAATGCAGGGTGGGGCAGGTTCAGAGTTGCCAATCAGCTCAAACTCCTGGGTATTTTTCTCTCAGCCTCGACTGTCAGAAACATTCGCGGATTCAACTCCCAAGTGCAATTAAGTTAA